Proteins encoded in a region of the Rhizobium sp. CC-YZS058 genome:
- a CDS encoding glycosyltransferase: protein MSDSLPSDLEIAVLLPCYNESATIMPVVLGFRAALPQARIYVYDNNSTDETALKAALAGATVVKETRQGKGNVVRRMFSDIEADIYVMADGDGTYRPEDAPELIRTLLTERADMVVGTRRGVTADAGRQGHAFGNRLFNRLYTALFGSDFTDIFSGYRAFSRRFAKSFPAVSPGFETETEMSVHAMRLRLTVAELALDYGRRPEGSHSKLSTVRDGARILRMFAVLLKETRPFAFFGTLSGLFMLASLTFMIPVLIEFFETGLVPRLPTWVLSVALTMIAFMLFTAGLILDSLARARAEQLRMHYLALPCLHARAPTRRVTALSAAPEPVPSADAA from the coding sequence ATGAGCGACAGCCTGCCCTCCGATCTCGAGATCGCCGTCCTGCTTCCCTGCTACAATGAATCGGCGACCATCATGCCGGTCGTGCTGGGCTTTCGGGCGGCGCTGCCGCAGGCGCGCATCTATGTCTACGACAACAATTCCACCGACGAGACGGCGCTGAAGGCTGCGCTCGCCGGCGCCACCGTGGTCAAGGAGACCCGGCAGGGCAAGGGCAATGTGGTCCGCCGCATGTTCTCCGACATCGAGGCCGATATCTATGTGATGGCGGATGGCGACGGCACCTACCGTCCGGAGGACGCGCCGGAGCTGATCCGCACGCTCCTGACCGAGCGCGCCGACATGGTGGTCGGCACGCGCCGGGGCGTCACGGCCGATGCGGGCCGCCAGGGTCATGCCTTCGGCAACCGCTTGTTCAACAGGCTCTACACGGCGCTGTTCGGCAGCGATTTCACCGATATCTTTTCCGGCTACCGCGCCTTTTCCCGCCGTTTCGCCAAGAGCTTCCCGGCCGTTTCGCCCGGGTTCGAAACGGAAACGGAAATGTCGGTCCATGCCATGCGGCTGCGCCTGACCGTCGCCGAGCTGGCGCTCGATTACGGTCGACGCCCGGAAGGCTCGCATTCCAAGCTGTCCACCGTGCGCGATGGCGCCCGCATCCTGCGCATGTTCGCCGTTCTGTTGAAGGAAACCCGGCCCTTTGCCTTTTTCGGCACACTGAGCGGGCTGTTCATGCTGGCGAGCCTTACCTTCATGATCCCGGTCCTCATCGAGTTCTTCGAGACCGGACTGGTGCCGCGCCTGCCGACCTGGGTGTTGTCCGTGGCGCTGACCATGATCGCCTTCATGCTCTTCACCGCCGGGCTCATTCTCGATTCGCTGGCGCGCGCCCGGGCGGAGCAGCTGCGCATGCATTATCTGGCGCTGCCCTGCCTGCATGCCCGCGCGCCCACCCGCCGCGTGACCGCGCTGTCTGCTGCGCCGGAACCGGTTCCCAGTGCCGACGCGGCATGA
- a CDS encoding GtrA family protein, which translates to MKRFIRFLLVGAVGFLVDAGVLLGLLALSLGPLPARMVAIALALTVTWLMNRSMTFSPSGRSLVAEGGRYGGVGLATSLVNFAVYSLLILALPWLPPILALAAGSATATLLSYFGYSKLVFGR; encoded by the coding sequence ATGAAACGCTTCATCCGCTTCCTGCTGGTCGGGGCCGTCGGCTTCCTGGTGGATGCCGGCGTGCTGCTTGGCTTGCTGGCGCTCAGCCTCGGGCCGCTGCCGGCGCGCATGGTGGCGATCGCTTTGGCACTGACGGTGACCTGGCTCATGAACCGCAGCATGACATTTTCGCCGAGCGGACGCTCGCTGGTGGCCGAGGGTGGGCGCTATGGCGGGGTTGGACTGGCAACGAGTCTCGTCAATTTCGCCGTCTATTCGCTGCTGATCCTGGCCCTGCCCTGGCTGCCGCCGATCCTGGCGCTCGCCGCCGGATCCGCAACCGCGACGCTCCTGTCCTATTTCGGCTATTCCAAGCTGGTCTTCGGGCGCTAG
- a CDS encoding ribose-phosphate pyrophosphokinase, which yields MKVFAGNSNRLLAEAICTYLKLPLGRATVRRFADQEIFVEIQENVRGEDVFVVQSTSFPTNDHLMELLIMIDAMRRSSARRITAVIPYFGYARQDRKPGPRTPISAKLVANLITEAGADRVLTLDLHAGQIQGFFDIPTDNLYSVPILTRDIKDHYALSNVMVVSPDVGGVVRARALAKRLDCQLAIVDKRRERAGESEVMNVIGDVTGKDCLLIDDIVDSGGTLCNAAEALLKNGATSVTAYITHGVLSGGAVARVTSSKLKELVITDSIQPTTAVQSAHNIRVISTASLIGEAINRTSLEESVSSLFD from the coding sequence ATGAAGGTTTTCGCAGGCAATTCGAACCGGCTTCTGGCCGAAGCGATCTGCACCTATCTCAAACTCCCGCTCGGGCGCGCCACGGTCCGGCGGTTTGCCGACCAGGAAATTTTCGTCGAGATCCAGGAAAATGTGCGTGGCGAAGACGTCTTCGTCGTCCAGTCCACCTCGTTTCCGACCAATGACCACCTGATGGAACTGCTGATCATGATCGATGCCATGCGTCGGTCCTCGGCCCGGCGGATCACCGCGGTCATCCCCTATTTCGGCTATGCCCGCCAGGACCGCAAACCGGGGCCGCGCACGCCGATTTCGGCCAAGCTGGTTGCCAACCTGATCACCGAGGCCGGCGCAGACCGCGTGCTGACGCTCGATCTGCATGCCGGCCAGATCCAGGGCTTCTTCGATATTCCGACCGACAATCTCTATTCGGTGCCGATCCTGACGCGTGACATCAAGGATCACTATGCGCTGAGCAATGTGATGGTCGTCTCGCCCGATGTGGGCGGCGTCGTACGCGCCCGTGCGCTTGCCAAGCGCCTCGATTGCCAGCTCGCCATCGTCGACAAGCGCCGCGAGCGCGCCGGCGAGTCCGAGGTCATGAACGTCATCGGCGACGTGACCGGCAAGGACTGTCTCCTGATCGACGACATCGTCGATTCCGGCGGCACGCTCTGCAATGCCGCGGAAGCTCTGCTGAAGAACGGCGCGACCAGCGTCACCGCCTATATCACGCATGGCGTGCTGTCCGGCGGCGCCGTGGCCCGGGTCACCTCGTCCAAGCTCAAGGAACTGGTGATCACGGACTCGATCCAGCCGACCACCGCTGTCCAGTCCGCCCACAATATCCGCGTGATCTCGACCGCCAGCCTCATCGGCGAAGCGATCAATCGCACGAGCCTCGAAGAATCCGTGTCCAGCCTCTTCGACTAG